From Camelina sativa cultivar DH55 chromosome 5, Cs, whole genome shotgun sequence:
CTGATTGGTGCAGTGCTCAGCTTACTCACTCAGACTGCTCACAGGTATGCCTCACCAGCGATGGTTATTCTTGCTAGTCAGGCTGGCTCTGTTGTGGCTATTTCGAGCCCAACTGATACGTCTGTTTGAGAAAAGCTTCTGTTTCGagtttgtctcttttttttcttttctttctttctatgtgGCTTTAATTGCTAATGGaaataattcaaatttgctCCTCCTTGATGTAGTTCAATTGGAAACAAAAGAAGGAATAAACATTTCTCTGAATTCTATCTTTGGCTAAAAGATTATACAAGAATACGAATTAGTAAATCTTCAGGTGAGTTTTTATCCAAGTATGTGTGTCATCTCTGTTCTTTTCCATCTATGTCAATACCCATTGGCCATTGCAATGAAATATCGACCCTTCTATCTTGACCAGTTTGAAGTGAAGCATTGAGTTCCGAGGTTATGCATAGATCTTTGGGTATAATCTGAAAACGTTGATATCCGTTGGATAATTGATGTTCTGCTCAAGTCTGTTGTTGCATTGCAATTGATTTTTATGAGGGACATGGGTGATGAACTACGACATTGGCTTAATCTTCCACTCTAATTTTTAGGGAGGTTCAAACTAATTCACAGTTACAATACCAATGGCTGCTTTATTTGGCAGATGGTTTCTTTCTTAAGAGCCTCTAGTGAAAGCTATCTTATCTAGATCATtggtgaagaaaacaaaaaaagatgtctTTTATAGTGGAGATTGAAGCAATACTTTACGAACTAGAATCATTTTTCTGAGTCGAGTTTATAATAAGATATCGCAACTGTATTTCCTACGTGAAATTCTAGGTTTCTATGTTACCAAGGTGTGATTAATATCTATCCAACATCGAGAGTCGAGACAATGGTTGGTGTACATGGGAAAATGTTGAACCTTGGTATTGTACTTACCAATTTAAGAGACgaggaacaaacaaaaaagaatgcaTTAACCAAAATGGTAATGTAAACCAATCTCTCCTAACAAAATCTCAACTGCACTGTCATACCACATAGAAATCAGTCTTGTTTGGTACAAAAGCATCATTAAGAACACAAAGCAAGTGCAAAAATTCCAAGTAAATAGAAACACTTAATAGCCGCCCTTGAGATCGTTGACAACATCGTAAGGGATGGGAGTAACAGTCTCCAAGGTCATACCTTCAACCATGAAACCCGGTTTAGGACCTTTAGGTTGTCTCTTGGTGCTGATTGTCTCACCTCTGGCTTTAGCTGCAGCCTTGAGCTCATCGTTCTGCTTCTTCCTCAGTTTGAACTCCTCAGCACACCTTGATTGCTGCACATGCTCCACACGCACATGTATCCTCTTCCTTATGATTCTGTTCCCAATCtataaaccaaacccaaacacAAAATTAAGTTACACTCCAATTTAATAACTCCA
This genomic window contains:
- the LOC104787467 gene encoding 60S ribosomal protein L21-1-like, producing the protein MPAGHGVRARTRDLFARPFRKKGYIPLSTYLRTFKVGDYVDVKVNGAIHKGMPHKFYHGRTGRIWNVTKRAVGVEVNKQIGNRIIRKRIHVRVEHVQQSRCAEEFKLRKKQNDELKAAAKARGETISTKRQPKGPKPGFMVEGMTLETVTPIPYDVVNDLKGGY